The Cherax quadricarinatus isolate ZL_2023a chromosome 78, ASM3850222v1, whole genome shotgun sequence genome contains a region encoding:
- the DNAlig1 gene encoding DNA ligase 1 isoform X1 — MAPPGTSSSGSFFSAPKAKKEELSSEGSSQGTSNETMTSKKGKESLTKKVPHKVRVIESDSEEEAAEEEVASISSPHKSDEEKENKTKRPQNALSKGKEKIAKGKNGKKSVGRPQMKKDTTPEQKTDKEDIKKSKRNQTTKKSITKVPKERKSQKDCPPSKKRKSTGTDENEEGNREEKMKTDAGGDGEEDLEADSNDDDTFVAEKDSEVESLNETLETEDVDGDSADDKVRESNKDHLTKKDGNKVKIEDKLAKFKKTCENIKETTPEKSENKDEEDGDDEKADKKTCKGKKDLTPKKDKSRDKEDGDKDAKIDKEAPEGKEGHKTGKGENKEKEAKTKTSFRETNLASPNKSSTLSQRSSPGFTPDTVPPIRKTARKQLKRKSDSLESKQMSIIKKLKGEDDGDIASKTSNEDDIKPKDEDVESVKDEEREMTDDADSLESEEKCLVKEDEDGVRSETVMMGSLKNEVKKEKTEDKEEPMEVDSNDSKNEDQSSASSRPKPMAIHSFFSPRSTATPKKSATYTKNSPKGKKVSPSKESSNLLKKAGPSSASSPSKNRIDENTSEEEHDSSPQKRDRSHKNESPLKSNSSEKSEKKNIINPFAPKISGTGDVGASYNPGKSKYHPIKDAFWSRLEKVPYLALAKTMEIIENTSGRLKTIEILANFFRSVIILTPDDLLLCVYLCLNKVAPSFEGIELGIGETILMRAIAQASGRTVEKIKQDAEQKGDLGIVAEHSRSNQRIMFQPAKLTVRGVFDKLKEIALMTGNASQNKKIDKIKGMFVACRFSEARYLIRSLGGKLRIGLAEQSVLQAVAQACFLTPPGQEYPPEVIDAGEGISADKLKAKIDNYGLILKTTYCEFPSYDKIIPVILSEGLEELPNHCRLTPGIPLKPMLAHPTSGVSEVLKRFEKAKFTCEFKYDGERAQIHLKEDGTINIYSRNQEDNTSKYPDIIARLKSAVGDEVKSCVIDSEAVAWDREKKQILPFQVLSTRKRKDVNESDIKVQVCLFPFDLLYLNGEALVREPFERRRALLRENFKEVEGEFVFAKSMDSTNTEDIEEFLEESIKGNCEGLMVKTLEVDATYEIAKRSHNWLKLKKDYLDGVGDTIDVVVIGGYMGRGKRGGHYGGFLLACYDPDNEEYQTLCKIGTGFSDEDLLTHSTFFKCHVIEKPKSYYRYDNSIAPDNWFEPVQVWEIKCADLSISPVHKAAAGVVDPERGISLRFPRFLRIREDKTPEDATSSAQIADLYNSQEQIKNKKTSGKAVEEDFY; from the exons ATGGCGCCTCCGGGAACCTCTAGTTCTGG ATCGTTCTTCTCGGCTCCGAAGGCAAAAAAGGAGGAGCTTTCATCTGAGGGAAGTTCACAAGGAACAAGCAATGAAAC gATGACTTCGAAGAAGGGCAAAGAGTCACTTACCAAGAAAGTGCCACATAAAGTACGAGTAATTGAGAGTGACAGTGaagaggaggcagcagaggagGAAGTTGCTTCTATAAG TTCTCCACACAAGTCCGATGAGGAGAAGGAAAACAAGACAAAAAGACCACAAAATGCTCTGAGTAAGGGGAAGGAAAAAATTGCCAAGGGTAAGAATGGAAAGAAGTCTGTTGGCAGGCCACAGATGAAAAAAGATACTACCCCAGAACAGAAGACTGATAAAGAAGATATAAAAAAATCTAAAAGGAATCAAACCACAAAAAAATCAATAACAAAAGTGCCcaaggaaagaaaatcccaaaaagattGTCCACCATCGAAAAAAAGGAAAAGTACCGGCACAGATGAAAATGAGGAAGGTAACAGAGAGGAAAAAATGAAGACAGACGCAGGTGGAGATGGGGAAGAAGACCTTGAGGCAGATTCCAATGATGATGATACATTTGTTGCAGAAAAGGATTCAGAAGTAGAAAGTCTTAATGAAACATTGGAGACAGAAGATGTAGATGGAGATTCAGCAGATGATAAGGTACGTGAAAGTAATAAAGACCACTTGACAAAAAAAGATGGGAATAAGGTTAAGATAGAAGATAAACTTGCAAAATTTAAGAAAACATGTGAAAATATAAAAGAGACTACACCAGAGAAGAGTGAAAATAAAGATGAGGAAGATGGGGATGATGAAAAGGCTGATAAGAAGACGTGTAAAGGTAAAAAAGATCTTACACCAAAAAAAGATAAAAGCAGGGATAAGGAAGATGGCGATAAAGATGCAAAGATTGATAAGGAAGCACCTGAAGGTAAAGAAGGTCATAAAACAGGGAAAGGTGAAAATAAAGAGAAGGAAGCTAAAACAAAAACAAGTTTCAGAGAAACGAACCTCGCATCCCCAAATAAATCATCGACCTTGTCACAGAGAAGTTCACCTGGCTTTACACCTGACACTGTCCCACCTATAAGAAAGACTG CTCGTAAGCAATTGAAACGTAAAAGTGACAGCCTTGAAAGCAAGCAAATGAGTATAATAAAGAAGTTAAAAGGGGAAGATGATGGTGACATTGCATCAAAGACCAGTAATGAAGATGATATTAAACCAAAAGatgaagatgtggagagtgtgaAGGATGAAGAGAGAGAAATGACAGATGATGCTGACAGCCTTGAAAGTGAGGAAAAATGTTTGGtgaaggaagatgaagatggtGTCAGATCAGAAACAGTAATGATGGGGAGTTTGAAGAATGAAGTAAAAAAGGAGAAGACAGAAGATAAAGAGGAGCCAATGGAGGTTGACAGTAATGACAGCAAGAACGAAGACCAAAGTTCAGCCTCCAGCAGACCCAAGCCAATGGCTATACACAGCTTTTTCT CTCCCAGATCAACAGCAACTCCAAAGAAATCTgccacatataccaaaaactcTCCAAAGGGAAAGAAGGTGTCTCCATCCAAGGAATCTTCTAATTTGCTTAAGAAAGCTGGGCCAAGTAGTGCATCTTCACCCTCAAAGAACCGTATAGACGAAAACACATCAGAAGAGGAACACGATTCCTCTCCACAGAAGAGAGATCGATCCCACAAGAATGAGTCGCCCCTAAAGAGCAATTCTTCAGAGAAGTctgagaaaaaaaatatcataaatCCCTTTGCTCCTAAAATTTCTGGCACTGGTGATGTGGGTGCCAGCTATAACCCAGGCAAGAGTAAATATCACCCAATCAAAGATGCTTTCTGGAGCAGACTAGAAAA AGTCCCATATCTTGCTTTAGCGAAGACGATGGAGATTATAGAGAACACCAGTGGGAGACTTAAGACCATTGAGATTCTGGCCAATTTCTTTCGTTCGGTGATAATCTTAACTCCCGATGAtctcttgctgtgtgtgtacctgtgtctcaACAAAGTTGCCCCATCATTTGAAG GTATTGAGTTGGGCATAGGAGAAACGATATTAATGCGTGCCATAGCTCAGGCATCAGGAAGAACTGTGGAAAAGATCAAACAAGATGCTGAACAGAAGGGAGACTTAGGAATTGTAGCCGAGCATTCGAGATCCAACCAGAGGATAATGTTCCAGCCCGCCAAGCTCACTGTCCGAGGGGTGTTCGACAAACTGAAGGAGATTGCTCTCATGACTGGCAATGCT TCACAAAATAAGAAAATAGATAAGATAAAAGGAATGTTTGTAGCTTGTCGGTTTTCCGAAGCACGATACCTCATTCGTTCCCTGGGTGGGAAGTTGCGTATTGGTCTGGCTGAGCAGTCAGTGCTTCAG GCTGTAGCTCAGGCTTGCTTCCTCACCCCGCCAGGCCAGGAGTATCCCCCAGAGgttattgatgctggtgagggcatTTCTGCTGATAAGTTGAAGGCAAAGATTGACAACTATGGGTTGATTCTAAAGACAACCTATTG TGAGTTTCCTTCATATGATAAAATCATTCCGGTGATTCTAAGCGAAGGCCTCGAGGAGCTCCCTAACCACTGTCGCTTGACACCAGGCATCCCACTGAAGCCCATGTTAGCGCACCCTACCTCAGGGGTGTCGGAAGTTTTGAAACGCTTTGAAAAGGCCAAGTTCACATGCGAATTCAAGTATGATGGAGAAAGGGCTCAG ATCCATTTAAAGGAGGATGGTACTATAAATATTTACAGCAGGAACCAGGAAGACAACACCAGCAAGTATCCTGACATTATTGCCCGCCTCAAGAGTGCAGTTGGAGATGAAGTAAAATCTTGTGTGATTGACTCAGAAGCTGTAGCTTGGGACCGGGAGAAAAAACAGATCCTTCCCTTCCAAGTTCTAAGCACTCGAAAAAGAAAA GATGTTAATGAAAGTGACATCAAGGTACAAGTTTGTCTGTTTCCTTTTGACTTACTCTACCTGAATGGCGAAGCTCTAGTGCGTGAACCTTTTGAGCGTCGTAGAGCTCTTTTACGTGAAAACTTCAAGGAAGTTGAAGGAGAGTTTGTGTTTGCCAAAAGCATGGATTCAACCAACACTGAAGACATAGAAGAATTCCTGGAGGAATCTATTAAAG GAAACTGTGAAGGTCTCATGGTGAAGACCCTGGAGGTGGATGCCACGTATGAGATCGCAAAACGCTCGCATAACTGGCTCAAGCTGAAAAAGGACTACCTTGATGGG GTGGGAGATACAATAGATGTTGTAGTGATTGGTGGCTACATGGGAAGAGGCAAACGCGGAGGCCATTATGGCGGCTTCCTCTTAGCTTGTTATGACCCAGATAATGAGGAATATCAGACACTTTGTAAG
- the DNAlig1 gene encoding DNA ligase 1 isoform X2 gives MVQKTILSFFSAPKAKKEELSSEGSSQGTSNETMTSKKGKESLTKKVPHKVRVIESDSEEEAAEEEVASISSPHKSDEEKENKTKRPQNALSKGKEKIAKGKNGKKSVGRPQMKKDTTPEQKTDKEDIKKSKRNQTTKKSITKVPKERKSQKDCPPSKKRKSTGTDENEEGNREEKMKTDAGGDGEEDLEADSNDDDTFVAEKDSEVESLNETLETEDVDGDSADDKVRESNKDHLTKKDGNKVKIEDKLAKFKKTCENIKETTPEKSENKDEEDGDDEKADKKTCKGKKDLTPKKDKSRDKEDGDKDAKIDKEAPEGKEGHKTGKGENKEKEAKTKTSFRETNLASPNKSSTLSQRSSPGFTPDTVPPIRKTARKQLKRKSDSLESKQMSIIKKLKGEDDGDIASKTSNEDDIKPKDEDVESVKDEEREMTDDADSLESEEKCLVKEDEDGVRSETVMMGSLKNEVKKEKTEDKEEPMEVDSNDSKNEDQSSASSRPKPMAIHSFFSPRSTATPKKSATYTKNSPKGKKVSPSKESSNLLKKAGPSSASSPSKNRIDENTSEEEHDSSPQKRDRSHKNESPLKSNSSEKSEKKNIINPFAPKISGTGDVGASYNPGKSKYHPIKDAFWSRLEKVPYLALAKTMEIIENTSGRLKTIEILANFFRSVIILTPDDLLLCVYLCLNKVAPSFEGIELGIGETILMRAIAQASGRTVEKIKQDAEQKGDLGIVAEHSRSNQRIMFQPAKLTVRGVFDKLKEIALMTGNASQNKKIDKIKGMFVACRFSEARYLIRSLGGKLRIGLAEQSVLQAVAQACFLTPPGQEYPPEVIDAGEGISADKLKAKIDNYGLILKTTYCEFPSYDKIIPVILSEGLEELPNHCRLTPGIPLKPMLAHPTSGVSEVLKRFEKAKFTCEFKYDGERAQIHLKEDGTINIYSRNQEDNTSKYPDIIARLKSAVGDEVKSCVIDSEAVAWDREKKQILPFQVLSTRKRKDVNESDIKVQVCLFPFDLLYLNGEALVREPFERRRALLRENFKEVEGEFVFAKSMDSTNTEDIEEFLEESIKGNCEGLMVKTLEVDATYEIAKRSHNWLKLKKDYLDGVGDTIDVVVIGGYMGRGKRGGHYGGFLLACYDPDNEEYQTLCKIGTGFSDEDLLTHSTFFKCHVIEKPKSYYRYDNSIAPDNWFEPVQVWEIKCADLSISPVHKAAAGVVDPERGISLRFPRFLRIREDKTPEDATSSAQIADLYNSQEQIKNKKTSGKAVEEDFY, from the exons ATGGTGCAAAAGACCATTTT ATCGTTCTTCTCGGCTCCGAAGGCAAAAAAGGAGGAGCTTTCATCTGAGGGAAGTTCACAAGGAACAAGCAATGAAAC gATGACTTCGAAGAAGGGCAAAGAGTCACTTACCAAGAAAGTGCCACATAAAGTACGAGTAATTGAGAGTGACAGTGaagaggaggcagcagaggagGAAGTTGCTTCTATAAG TTCTCCACACAAGTCCGATGAGGAGAAGGAAAACAAGACAAAAAGACCACAAAATGCTCTGAGTAAGGGGAAGGAAAAAATTGCCAAGGGTAAGAATGGAAAGAAGTCTGTTGGCAGGCCACAGATGAAAAAAGATACTACCCCAGAACAGAAGACTGATAAAGAAGATATAAAAAAATCTAAAAGGAATCAAACCACAAAAAAATCAATAACAAAAGTGCCcaaggaaagaaaatcccaaaaagattGTCCACCATCGAAAAAAAGGAAAAGTACCGGCACAGATGAAAATGAGGAAGGTAACAGAGAGGAAAAAATGAAGACAGACGCAGGTGGAGATGGGGAAGAAGACCTTGAGGCAGATTCCAATGATGATGATACATTTGTTGCAGAAAAGGATTCAGAAGTAGAAAGTCTTAATGAAACATTGGAGACAGAAGATGTAGATGGAGATTCAGCAGATGATAAGGTACGTGAAAGTAATAAAGACCACTTGACAAAAAAAGATGGGAATAAGGTTAAGATAGAAGATAAACTTGCAAAATTTAAGAAAACATGTGAAAATATAAAAGAGACTACACCAGAGAAGAGTGAAAATAAAGATGAGGAAGATGGGGATGATGAAAAGGCTGATAAGAAGACGTGTAAAGGTAAAAAAGATCTTACACCAAAAAAAGATAAAAGCAGGGATAAGGAAGATGGCGATAAAGATGCAAAGATTGATAAGGAAGCACCTGAAGGTAAAGAAGGTCATAAAACAGGGAAAGGTGAAAATAAAGAGAAGGAAGCTAAAACAAAAACAAGTTTCAGAGAAACGAACCTCGCATCCCCAAATAAATCATCGACCTTGTCACAGAGAAGTTCACCTGGCTTTACACCTGACACTGTCCCACCTATAAGAAAGACTG CTCGTAAGCAATTGAAACGTAAAAGTGACAGCCTTGAAAGCAAGCAAATGAGTATAATAAAGAAGTTAAAAGGGGAAGATGATGGTGACATTGCATCAAAGACCAGTAATGAAGATGATATTAAACCAAAAGatgaagatgtggagagtgtgaAGGATGAAGAGAGAGAAATGACAGATGATGCTGACAGCCTTGAAAGTGAGGAAAAATGTTTGGtgaaggaagatgaagatggtGTCAGATCAGAAACAGTAATGATGGGGAGTTTGAAGAATGAAGTAAAAAAGGAGAAGACAGAAGATAAAGAGGAGCCAATGGAGGTTGACAGTAATGACAGCAAGAACGAAGACCAAAGTTCAGCCTCCAGCAGACCCAAGCCAATGGCTATACACAGCTTTTTCT CTCCCAGATCAACAGCAACTCCAAAGAAATCTgccacatataccaaaaactcTCCAAAGGGAAAGAAGGTGTCTCCATCCAAGGAATCTTCTAATTTGCTTAAGAAAGCTGGGCCAAGTAGTGCATCTTCACCCTCAAAGAACCGTATAGACGAAAACACATCAGAAGAGGAACACGATTCCTCTCCACAGAAGAGAGATCGATCCCACAAGAATGAGTCGCCCCTAAAGAGCAATTCTTCAGAGAAGTctgagaaaaaaaatatcataaatCCCTTTGCTCCTAAAATTTCTGGCACTGGTGATGTGGGTGCCAGCTATAACCCAGGCAAGAGTAAATATCACCCAATCAAAGATGCTTTCTGGAGCAGACTAGAAAA AGTCCCATATCTTGCTTTAGCGAAGACGATGGAGATTATAGAGAACACCAGTGGGAGACTTAAGACCATTGAGATTCTGGCCAATTTCTTTCGTTCGGTGATAATCTTAACTCCCGATGAtctcttgctgtgtgtgtacctgtgtctcaACAAAGTTGCCCCATCATTTGAAG GTATTGAGTTGGGCATAGGAGAAACGATATTAATGCGTGCCATAGCTCAGGCATCAGGAAGAACTGTGGAAAAGATCAAACAAGATGCTGAACAGAAGGGAGACTTAGGAATTGTAGCCGAGCATTCGAGATCCAACCAGAGGATAATGTTCCAGCCCGCCAAGCTCACTGTCCGAGGGGTGTTCGACAAACTGAAGGAGATTGCTCTCATGACTGGCAATGCT TCACAAAATAAGAAAATAGATAAGATAAAAGGAATGTTTGTAGCTTGTCGGTTTTCCGAAGCACGATACCTCATTCGTTCCCTGGGTGGGAAGTTGCGTATTGGTCTGGCTGAGCAGTCAGTGCTTCAG GCTGTAGCTCAGGCTTGCTTCCTCACCCCGCCAGGCCAGGAGTATCCCCCAGAGgttattgatgctggtgagggcatTTCTGCTGATAAGTTGAAGGCAAAGATTGACAACTATGGGTTGATTCTAAAGACAACCTATTG TGAGTTTCCTTCATATGATAAAATCATTCCGGTGATTCTAAGCGAAGGCCTCGAGGAGCTCCCTAACCACTGTCGCTTGACACCAGGCATCCCACTGAAGCCCATGTTAGCGCACCCTACCTCAGGGGTGTCGGAAGTTTTGAAACGCTTTGAAAAGGCCAAGTTCACATGCGAATTCAAGTATGATGGAGAAAGGGCTCAG ATCCATTTAAAGGAGGATGGTACTATAAATATTTACAGCAGGAACCAGGAAGACAACACCAGCAAGTATCCTGACATTATTGCCCGCCTCAAGAGTGCAGTTGGAGATGAAGTAAAATCTTGTGTGATTGACTCAGAAGCTGTAGCTTGGGACCGGGAGAAAAAACAGATCCTTCCCTTCCAAGTTCTAAGCACTCGAAAAAGAAAA GATGTTAATGAAAGTGACATCAAGGTACAAGTTTGTCTGTTTCCTTTTGACTTACTCTACCTGAATGGCGAAGCTCTAGTGCGTGAACCTTTTGAGCGTCGTAGAGCTCTTTTACGTGAAAACTTCAAGGAAGTTGAAGGAGAGTTTGTGTTTGCCAAAAGCATGGATTCAACCAACACTGAAGACATAGAAGAATTCCTGGAGGAATCTATTAAAG GAAACTGTGAAGGTCTCATGGTGAAGACCCTGGAGGTGGATGCCACGTATGAGATCGCAAAACGCTCGCATAACTGGCTCAAGCTGAAAAAGGACTACCTTGATGGG GTGGGAGATACAATAGATGTTGTAGTGATTGGTGGCTACATGGGAAGAGGCAAACGCGGAGGCCATTATGGCGGCTTCCTCTTAGCTTGTTATGACCCAGATAATGAGGAATATCAGACACTTTGTAAG
- the LOC128701547 gene encoding zinc finger protein 260, which yields MGSIGTQTAGFVPVSFGSFVFISTIKNEDACTQCCLPLKNDASTSTDESAICVESFMASKTNCHSPSVRKRRGRPRKHPVSTEVGSEAKHGNVSSEEQKIETHDEFVHTRIKRERKVPVKFDPSDIFKTTATSIPASEFKLNSEMEEIETINENNKLFDSDSDWTDEEISTNKTYNSHEDSTETILQISDAAEKSTTIRYPQNNRTDNAYHEESDKEKTGEGEHTTHGILHKVNVMKNAAAEEEAIPTCKRKRTVNYSGSKRKRKCAGSGPYTCQQCQIDFKLISIYSKHMLNHEIAEGKHSVTCKVCGKMLSSHVNLRRHMMIHTGKPFTCEMCGKGFTGRYLLREHLAMEHNQMSSNKQTPTNHQCHVCKKYMSTKTALQYHQAQLHTCVKCNVKLPCRTSLRDHVLQVHDQVSVTKEGRLKCTQCNKTFNYRHHYLNHVAQHSDEKKHECQKCKKGFLTSQALYCHTKQVHEKYNYRYPCEVCEKVFICNAKLVEHMRTHTGEKPFECGICSVAFAAKATYKSHMRVVHSQTPKQKSKDVPLLYKYNCPLCNVEDLKADELENHCWSKHNATVQFSYEVPEKLPQEAVKVDGTKSIVLSRANANISTLEGSKEIVLSEGSTEIVVSDGNTTEILLSEESTEIVVSEESSDLHLFVNEGSKSARTVMLCKIVTH from the exons ATGGGGAGTATCGGCACTCAGACAGCAGGCTTTGTACCTGTAAGTTTCGGATCTTTTGTATTTATCTCCACAATTAAGAATGAAGATGCATGCACACAGTGTTGCTTGCCACTGAAAAACGATGCCAGTACTTCAACGGATGAATCAGCAATATGTGTGGAAAGTTTTATGG CAAGCAAAACAAATTGCCATTCACCTAGTGTGAGAAAAAGGCGTGGACGCCCTAGAAAACATCCTGTATCTACTGAAGTTGGTTCTGAAGCTAAACATGGCAATGTTTCATCTGAGGAACAAAAAATAGAAACCCATG ATGAATTTGTTCACACCAGAATTAAGAGAGAAAGGAAAGTCCCAGTGAAGTTTGATCCCAGTGATATCTTCAAAACAACAGCTACAAGCATACCAGCTTCGGAATTCAAACTGAATTCCGAAATGGAGGAAATCGAGaccattaatgaaaataataagcTCTTCGATTCTGACAGCGACTGGACAGATGAGGAGATTTCCACTAACAAAACATACAACTCACATGAAGACAGCACCGAGACAATCTTACAGATCTCGGATGCTGCGGAAAAGAGCACAACCATTAGATACCCTCAAAATAATAGGACAGATAATGCTTACCATGAGGAATCAGACAAAGAAAaaacaggtgaaggtgaacataCAACACATGGAATATTACACAAAGTGAATGTCATGAAAAATGCTGCTGCTGAGGAGGAAGCTATACCAACTTGTAAAAGAAAGAGAACAGTAAATTACTCTGGAAGTAAAAGAAAACGAAAATGTGCAGGGAGTGGGCCTTACacttgtcagcagtgtcagattgattttaaactaatttcaaTTTACAGTAAGCATATGTTAAATCATGAAATTGCTGAAGGGAAACACTCAGTTACTTGTAAAGTTTGTGGCAAGATGCTTTCGTCACATGTCAACTTGCGTCGCCACATGATGATTCACACGGGAAAGCCTTTCACATGTGAGATGTGTGGGAAAGGATTTACAGGACGTTACTTGCTGCGAGAACATTTAGCAATGGAACATAATCAGATGTCCTCAAACAAACAAACCCCAACAAATCACCAGTGTCATGTATGCAAGAAATACATGTCTACTAAGACAGCTTTGCAATACCATCAGGCACAGTTACACACTTGTGTGAAATGCAATGTAAAATTGCCTTGCAGAACGAGCTTGCGAGACCACGTGTTGCAAGTCCACGATCAAGTTAGTGTAACTAAAGAAGGCCGTTTAAAGTGTACTCAGTGTAATAAGACATTTAATTATAGACACCATTACCTCAATCACGTGGCTCAACACTCTGATGAAAAAAAGCATGAATGTCAAAAGTGTAAAAAAGGATTTTTGACCAGCCAAGCTTTATATTGTCACACAAAGCAAGTTCATGAGAAGTACAATTATCGTTACCCATGTGAAGTGTGCGAAAAAGTATTCATATGTAATGCAAAATTAGTAGAACACATGAGAACTCACACAGGAGAGAAGCCATTTGAATGTGGTATATGCAGTGTCGCTTTTGCTGCCAAGGCTACTTATAAATCTCACATGAGGGTGGTTCATAGTCAAACTCCAAAACAGAAAAGTAAAGATGTGCCTTTATTGTATAAATATAATTGTCCATTGTGTAATGTTGAGGATCTAAAAGCAGACGAGTTAGAAAATCACTGCTGGAGTAAACACAATGCAACTGTGCAGTTTTCCTACGAGGTGCCAGAGAAATTACCCCAGGAAGCTGTCAAGGTAGATGGCACCAAAAGTATCGTCTTATCCAGAGCAAATGCAAATATTTCAACTTTAGAAGGTAGTAAAGAGATTGTTTTATCTGAAGGAAGTACTGAAATAGTTGTATCTGATGGAAATACTACAGAAATTCTTCTGTCAGAAGAAAGTACAGAAATTGTTGTTTCAGAGGAAAGCTCAGATTTACACTTGTTTGTTAATGAAGGAAGTAAATCTGCAAGAACAGTAATGTTGTGCAAGATAGTGACACACTAA